The following proteins come from a genomic window of Paenibacillus spongiae:
- a CDS encoding amidohydrolase family protein, with protein sequence MSLGYWLLNVRLESGYRYEDGRVSGTETEICHIRIENGKIAQIVTDAPPQTGNLPVLDARQLLMLPSFKEMHIHIDKTYYGGPWKAVKPFTSIFGRMEEERELLPRQLPTAQDRAEKMLDLMLGFGSTHIRTHCNIDPMIGLKNLEATMRALETFSGKISYEVVAFPQHGLLRSQVVDLARQAMRQGATFVGGVDPATVDENIEQSLQTIMDIAVEANAGIDVHIHDRDHLGMFTMQRLAALTEEAGWQGRVTVSHAFGFAGVPQGAVAELAERFAALGISITSTVPTGAVTMPIPLLHDKGVKVELGNDSITDHWSPLGIGDNLEKAGRLAEIYRYIDELPLSQALGFITGGRTPLNRDGQRVWPVVGDEASVVFVHASCSAEAVARRAKRQAVMYQGNIVSGTL encoded by the coding sequence ATGAGTTTGGGCTATTGGTTGTTAAATGTACGTTTGGAGAGCGGCTATCGCTACGAGGATGGCAGAGTGTCGGGCACTGAAACGGAAATTTGCCATATTCGGATCGAAAACGGGAAAATAGCGCAAATCGTAACGGATGCGCCTCCGCAAACCGGCAATCTTCCAGTCTTGGATGCCAGGCAGCTGTTGATGCTGCCATCGTTCAAGGAGATGCATATCCATATCGATAAAACCTATTACGGCGGGCCCTGGAAAGCAGTCAAACCGTTCACGAGCATATTCGGGCGAATGGAAGAAGAACGGGAGCTGCTCCCCAGACAGCTGCCTACCGCGCAGGACCGGGCTGAGAAGATGCTGGATCTGATGCTCGGATTCGGCTCCACGCATATCCGCACGCACTGCAACATCGATCCTATGATCGGACTGAAAAACTTGGAAGCGACCATGCGGGCGCTGGAGACCTTCTCCGGCAAAATCTCTTATGAAGTCGTCGCGTTCCCTCAGCACGGGTTGCTGCGTTCCCAGGTCGTCGATTTGGCCAGACAAGCCATGCGGCAGGGCGCGACATTCGTCGGCGGCGTCGATCCGGCTACCGTGGACGAGAATATCGAACAATCGCTGCAAACCATCATGGACATTGCCGTCGAAGCTAACGCAGGGATCGATGTCCATATTCACGACCGGGACCACCTAGGCATGTTCACGATGCAAAGACTTGCCGCGCTAACGGAGGAAGCCGGCTGGCAAGGACGGGTAACCGTGAGCCACGCATTCGGTTTTGCAGGCGTCCCGCAAGGTGCGGTCGCCGAGCTTGCGGAGCGGTTTGCCGCACTCGGTATTTCGATTACATCCACCGTTCCGACCGGTGCGGTAACGATGCCGATTCCGCTGCTGCATGATAAAGGCGTTAAGGTTGAACTCGGCAACGACAGCATTACGGATCATTGGTCACCTCTTGGTATCGGCGATAACTTGGAGAAGGCAGGACGATTGGCGGAAATATACCGCTATATTGACGAACTCCCCTTGTCTCAGGCACTCGGTTTCATTACCGGCGGACGTACCCCTCTGAATCGGGATGGACAACGAGTTTGGCCAGTCGTCGGCGATGAAGCAAGCGTCGTATTCGTTCATGCTAGCTGCTCCGCGGAAGCGGTTGCTCGAAGAGCGAAGCGGCAAGCGGTGATGTATCAAGGCAATATCGTATCTGGAACGCTATAA
- a CDS encoding amidohydrolase family protein: MQTSTYWLTNVRLESGYRYDEGIIAGTETEACHLLIEEGKITRILSAAQAVDTELPVQDAKGLLALPPFKEMHNHLDKTYLGGPWRSCTPVKNLVERLDLEAKELPVLLKTMKERAELLLTLFVASGVNHVRTHVNIDPYIGLKNLEYVRQALEQFQDKLTYEIVAFPQHGLLREQVPGLMRQAMREGATLVGGLDPAGIDNRIEASLNQMMDIAVETGADIDMHLHDPGHLGWYTMMKLSDLTREAGWQGRVAVSHAFAMGEVPDERAEELAEVLAELGISIMSTAPINRPIPPVPLLRDKGVAVALGCDGFYDSWAPFGNGDVLEKAWRLSERYRWVDELSLSQALGFITGGVTPLNRDGQRVWPNVGDEASMVFADASCTAEVVARRASRPAVMYKGKLVSGSFDSKSD; the protein is encoded by the coding sequence ATGCAGACCAGCACCTATTGGTTAACGAATGTTCGTTTGGAAAGCGGGTATCGGTACGATGAAGGCATAATTGCGGGAACGGAGACAGAAGCCTGCCACCTGCTCATTGAAGAAGGCAAGATAACCCGGATCCTATCCGCTGCGCAAGCTGTCGATACGGAACTTCCCGTACAGGATGCGAAAGGTCTATTGGCCCTCCCTCCTTTCAAGGAAATGCATAATCATTTGGATAAGACGTACTTGGGCGGTCCCTGGAGGTCGTGTACGCCCGTCAAAAATTTGGTTGAACGTCTGGATCTGGAGGCCAAGGAGCTTCCTGTCCTGCTTAAGACGATGAAGGAACGGGCGGAGCTGCTCCTCACCCTATTCGTAGCGTCCGGAGTTAATCATGTACGCACTCATGTTAACATAGATCCGTATATCGGCCTCAAAAACTTGGAATACGTGCGGCAAGCTTTGGAACAATTTCAAGATAAGCTTACCTATGAAATCGTCGCTTTTCCGCAGCATGGATTGCTTCGCGAACAGGTGCCTGGCTTAATGAGACAAGCAATGCGCGAGGGCGCAACGCTGGTTGGCGGGCTTGATCCTGCCGGAATTGACAACCGGATCGAAGCGTCCTTGAATCAAATGATGGACATTGCGGTAGAGACCGGTGCGGATATCGATATGCATCTGCACGATCCGGGGCACTTGGGTTGGTACACCATGATGAAACTGTCCGATCTGACACGGGAAGCCGGCTGGCAAGGCAGAGTAGCGGTCAGCCATGCATTCGCCATGGGGGAAGTGCCGGATGAACGTGCGGAAGAATTGGCGGAAGTATTGGCGGAGCTAGGGATCTCCATCATGTCCACCGCCCCTATTAACCGGCCGATCCCGCCCGTTCCCCTGCTCCGGGATAAGGGTGTTGCGGTTGCGCTCGGCTGCGACGGGTTCTACGATTCCTGGGCTCCCTTCGGAAATGGCGATGTCTTGGAGAAAGCATGGCGGCTATCCGAACGATACCGCTGGGTCGACGAGCTATCCTTGTCTCAGGCACTGGGATTCATCACAGGCGGTGTCACGCCATTGAATCGCGATGGACAGCGTGTTTGGCCGAACGTTGGGGACGAAGCAAGCATGGTATTCGCGGATGCCAGCTGCACGGCTGAAGTTGTGGCCAGAAGGGCAAGCCGTCCCGCTGTGATGTACAAAGGGAAGCTCGTTTCAGGAAGCTTTGACTCCAAATCCGATTAG
- a CDS encoding amidohydrolase: MHKAYWLTNVRLESGYRFESGFVTETLTERFHLLIENGIISQIVPYTAALTDDHPKQDARNLLALPSFIEKHCHLDKTLLGDSWRAITPASSIFERFDIEKHVLPTLPTTMKERAETLLGILLQAGSTHIRTHVDIYPESGLRHLEAVQEALAAYEGKLSYEIVAFPQHGLLRTNCSELVREALRRGAGLVGGVDPATVDGDMEASLQQMLELAVEAGADVDLHLHDGGQLGLATIKRLAALTEDAGWQGRVSVSHAFALGDMAGQEADEIAEMLAELGITVITSVPLSRTMPPVNFLHAKQVPVAVGCDNIFDSWSPFGNGDILERAGRLAERFGRSTEQALAETLGFITGGITTMDQDGKRIWPKIGDEASMVFAEASCSAEAVARRAKRPAVMYKGNIVAGSLGQL, translated from the coding sequence ATGCACAAAGCTTATTGGTTGACAAACGTACGATTGGAGAGCGGATACCGGTTTGAGTCGGGGTTTGTGACAGAAACGCTGACCGAACGATTCCATCTGTTGATTGAAAACGGTATCATTTCGCAAATTGTGCCCTATACTGCCGCATTAACGGATGATCATCCGAAACAAGATGCACGCAATTTGCTGGCGCTGCCGTCATTCATTGAGAAGCACTGCCACCTCGACAAAACGCTGCTGGGCGATTCATGGAGAGCTATAACTCCGGCTTCCAGTATTTTCGAACGTTTCGACATTGAGAAGCATGTCCTTCCAACTCTGCCTACAACGATGAAAGAGCGGGCCGAGACGCTGCTCGGCATACTGCTTCAAGCCGGTTCGACCCATATTCGTACGCATGTCGATATTTATCCGGAATCCGGGCTTCGCCATTTGGAAGCGGTTCAAGAAGCACTGGCTGCCTATGAAGGCAAGTTATCTTACGAGATCGTGGCGTTTCCACAGCATGGATTACTTCGCACCAACTGCTCGGAGCTGGTTCGGGAAGCGCTGCGCCGCGGAGCTGGGCTGGTGGGAGGCGTCGATCCGGCTACCGTGGACGGCGATATGGAAGCGTCCTTGCAGCAAATGTTGGAGCTTGCAGTGGAAGCAGGCGCAGACGTCGATTTGCATCTGCATGACGGAGGGCAATTGGGACTTGCGACCATCAAGCGGCTTGCCGCGCTCACGGAAGATGCCGGGTGGCAAGGAAGAGTATCGGTGAGTCACGCTTTCGCACTAGGAGATATGGCCGGCCAAGAAGCGGATGAAATCGCGGAGATGCTTGCGGAGCTGGGAATTACGGTCATTACAAGCGTGCCGCTTAGCCGAACGATGCCTCCGGTGAACTTCCTGCATGCGAAGCAGGTGCCGGTAGCTGTGGGATGCGATAACATTTTCGATTCATGGTCCCCTTTCGGGAACGGAGATATATTGGAACGCGCCGGACGTTTGGCGGAGCGTTTCGGAAGAAGCACGGAGCAGGCGCTGGCTGAAACGCTGGGTTTTATCACGGGCGGCATTACGACGATGGACCAGGACGGCAAGCGGATCTGGCCTAAGATCGGCGACGAGGCGAGCATGGTGTTTGCCGAGGCAAGCTGCTCCGCGGAAGCGGTGGCGAGAAGAGCGAAGCGCCCTGCTGTCATGTACAAAGGGAATATTGTTGCAGGGTCACTCGGCCAGTTATAG
- a CDS encoding helix-turn-helix domain-containing protein, with protein MLQMEMSNRSSLDQLHINLRWMKEWKRNSSERLAEGPLPYNTFWLTLSGSATMQFDKEVYEINKYSIIALHAQTFHRWISIGDKEPFHYLSLACEARVGSFDLLRMYRFPCHATLDDPASFEQLVALWYELSNEFYRLLSNFNGKDVNQADPLFVFNTSQTIQYLKIRSLGNLWIHQLFELLRQQLPESPVTYDIRVYEICDYIKEHLRERTTLEELAARASLSKEHLRFLFQKELGLSPMKYVTSIRLQKARELLLMTSNPMKDIAQRIGYDDQHHFTRAFHRAEGMSPSEYRKKYKGSIEFPPEMHGGS; from the coding sequence ATGCTGCAGATGGAAATGAGCAACCGCAGTTCCCTGGATCAACTGCATATCAACCTCCGCTGGATGAAGGAGTGGAAGCGGAATTCGAGCGAGCGTTTGGCGGAAGGACCGCTTCCTTACAACACGTTCTGGCTCACTTTGTCCGGCAGCGCGACCATGCAATTCGACAAAGAGGTCTACGAGATCAACAAATACAGCATTATCGCGCTTCACGCCCAGACGTTCCATCGATGGATCTCGATCGGAGACAAAGAGCCGTTTCATTATTTGTCGCTCGCCTGCGAGGCCAGGGTCGGCTCCTTCGATTTGCTACGGATGTACCGTTTTCCCTGCCATGCGACACTTGACGATCCTGCCTCCTTCGAACAATTGGTCGCCCTATGGTATGAGTTATCGAATGAATTTTACCGGCTGCTGAGCAATTTCAATGGCAAGGATGTGAATCAAGCGGATCCACTCTTTGTTTTCAATACATCGCAAACCATCCAATATCTGAAGATTCGTTCCTTGGGCAACCTATGGATCCACCAGCTGTTCGAGCTGCTGCGGCAGCAGCTGCCGGAAAGTCCGGTCACGTATGATATTCGAGTCTATGAAATATGCGATTATATTAAAGAACATTTGCGTGAGCGGACTACGTTGGAGGAGCTTGCCGCACGCGCCTCGCTAAGCAAGGAGCATCTGCGCTTTCTATTTCAGAAAGAGCTTGGCCTTTCTCCCATGAAATATGTGACCAGCATCCGGCTTCAGAAAGCCAGGGAACTGCTGCTTATGACGTCGAATCCGATGAAGGACATCGCCCAGCGGATCGGATATGACGATCAGCATCACTTTACGCGGGCGTTTCACCGTGCGGAGGGGATGTCGCCGTCGGAGTACCGCAAGAAGTATAAAGGGAGCATCGAATTCCCTCCCGAAATGCATGGAGGGTCGTGA